The following proteins come from a genomic window of Mammaliicoccus sp. Marseille-Q6498:
- a CDS encoding antibiotic biosynthesis monooxygenase, whose translation MYELNTKFIAEPTRGNELFEYLSQASASMETLEGCNYYKVMQDENNPDLIQVDESWTSEEQHKASLQNDEVINLIGQAKQIIRDIERL comes from the coding sequence ATGTATGAACTCAACACAAAATTCATTGCAGAACCTACAAGAGGAAATGAATTGTTCGAATACTTATCACAAGCAAGTGCAAGTATGGAAACTTTAGAGGGCTGCAATTATTACAAAGTCATGCAAGATGAAAATAACCCTGATTTAATACAAGTAGACGAATCTTGGACAAGCGAAGAACAACACAAAGCATCCCTTCAAAATGATGAAGTGATAAACTTAATCGGACAAGCAAAACAAATCATAAGAGATATTGAAAGACTGTAG
- a CDS encoding GNAT family protein, whose translation MVDYYLRDLKRSDIEDINAFASLPEVTKYMTWEPQTYEQTEAFVDMLLNRDENWMYNVIVDADEDKVIGAVQLVSDTENDSGELGYVLHPDYWGNGIAIDVTRTIVKYGFKVLKLNRIWATTDIRNTASEIVLQNLGMKHEGILRQNIKIKDEYRNTLVYGILKEEY comes from the coding sequence ATGGTAGATTATTATTTAAGAGATTTAAAACGCTCAGATATAGAAGACATCAATGCTTTTGCATCATTACCAGAAGTAACGAAATATATGACATGGGAACCTCAAACATATGAACAAACTGAAGCATTTGTAGATATGTTATTAAATAGAGACGAAAATTGGATGTATAACGTAATCGTTGATGCAGACGAAGATAAAGTGATCGGTGCTGTTCAGTTAGTAAGTGATACTGAAAACGACAGCGGAGAACTAGGTTATGTCCTGCACCCAGACTATTGGGGTAACGGTATAGCAATAGATGTTACGAGAACAATTGTGAAATATGGCTTTAAAGTTCTTAAATTAAATAGAATTTGGGCAACAACAGATATCCGTAACACAGCTTCAGAAATTGTACTACAAAACTTAGGTATGAAACACGAAGGCATTTTACGACAAAATATTAAAATAAAAGACGAATATAGAAACACGCTCGTTTACGGTATTTTGAAAGAAGAATACTAA